In a genomic window of Nomascus leucogenys isolate Asia chromosome 4, Asia_NLE_v1, whole genome shotgun sequence:
- the GNAT1 gene encoding guanine nucleotide-binding protein G(t) subunit alpha-1 encodes MGAGASAEEKHSRELEKKLKEDAEKDARTVKLLLLGAGESGKSTIVKQMKIIHQDGYSLEECLEFIAIIYGNTLQSILAIVRAMTTLNIQYGDSARQDDARKLMHMADTIEEGTMPKEMSDIIQRLWKDSGIQACFERASEYQLNDSAGYYLSDLERLVTPGYVPTEQDVLRSRVKTTGIIETQFSFKDLNFRMFDVGGQRSERKKWIHCFEGVTCIIFIAALSAYDMVLVEDDEVNRMHESLHLFNSICNHRYFATTSIVLFLNKKDVFFEKIKKAHLSICFPDYDGPNTYEDAGNYIKVQFLELNMRRDVKEIYSHMTCATDTQNVKFVFDAVTDIIIKENLKDCGLF; translated from the exons ATGGGGGCTGGGGCCAGTGCTGAGGAGAAGCACTCCAGGGAGCTGGAAAAGAAGCTGAAAGAGGACGCTGAGAAGGATGCTCGAACCGTGAAGCTGCTGCTTCTGG GTGCGGGTGAGTCCGGGAAGAGCACCATCGTCAAGCAGATGAA GATTATCCACCAGGACGGGTACTCGCTGGAAGAGTGCCTCGAGTTCATCGCCATCATCTACGGCAACACGTTGCAGTCCATCCTGGCCATCGTGCGCGCCATGACCACACTCAACATCCAGTACGGAGACTCTGCACGCCAG GACGACGCCCGGAAGCTGATGCACATGGCAGACACTATCGAGGAGGGCACGATGCCCAAGGAGATGTCGGACATCATCCAGCGGCTGTGGAAGGACTCCGGTATCCAGGCCTGTTTTGAGCGCGCCTCGGAGTACCAGCTCAACGACTCGGCGGGCTA CTACCTCTCCGACCTGGAGCGCCTGGTAACCCCGGGCTACGTGCCCACCGAGCAGGACGTGCTGCGCTCGCGAGTCAAGACCACTGGCATCATCGAGACGCAGTTTTCCTTCAAGGACCTCAACTTCCG GATGTTCGATGTGGGCGGGCAGCGCTCGGAGCGCAAGAAGTGGATCCACTGCTTCGAGGGCGTGACCTGCATCATCTTCATCGCGGCGCTGAGCGCCTATGACATGGTGCTGGTGGAGGACGACGAAGTG AACCGCATGCACGAGAGCCTGCACCTGTTCAACAGCATCTGCAACCACCGCTACTTCGCCACGACGTCCATCGTGCTCTTCCTCAACAAGAAGGACGTCTTCTTCGAGAAGATCAAGAAGGCGCACCTCAGCATCTGTTTCCCGGACTACGATG GACCCAACACCTACGAGGACGCCGGCAACTACATCAAGGTGCAGTTCCTCGAGCTCAACATGCGGCGCGACGTGAAGGAGATCTATTCCCACATGACGTGCGCCACCGACACGCAGAACGTCAAATTTGTCTTCGACGCTGTCACCGACATCATTATCAAGGAGAACCTCAAAGACTGTGGCCTCTTCTGA